The following are encoded in a window of Salinibacter grassmerensis genomic DNA:
- the hprK gene encoding HPr(Ser) kinase/phosphatase codes for MDRPKTFQKESITVAFMVRQLRETVGVEVMPVNDEVDAAERAVTESTLHRPGLALAGYVDLFTHQRVQILGNTETRYLHQLDDADRRDALGHLTQFSVPCIVLTDDNEIDASLVDMATDANIPVYRTPLPTVQFMSSLRNFLADQFALQRAVHGSLVDVYGIGLLLIGKPGIGKSEVALDLVERGHRLVADDVVIATQRDESILMGAGTDLVQHFMEVRGLGLVDIRSMFGIRAIRFQKRIEIVVNMELWDEDKEYTRINMVKDTHEVLGVDLPMVRVPITPGKNITVICEVIAMNYLLRHYGHDPAEVFTERLRTRIQQDGPPAPRRGIEYFEQDYE; via the coding sequence ATGGACCGCCCCAAGACCTTTCAAAAGGAGTCGATCACAGTAGCCTTCATGGTCCGCCAGTTGCGCGAGACCGTGGGCGTAGAAGTGATGCCGGTGAACGATGAGGTGGACGCCGCCGAGCGGGCGGTGACCGAGAGCACGCTCCACCGCCCGGGCCTTGCCCTCGCGGGGTACGTCGACCTGTTCACCCACCAGCGCGTCCAGATTCTGGGCAACACCGAGACGCGGTACCTGCATCAGCTCGACGACGCCGATCGGCGGGACGCGCTTGGACACCTGACGCAATTTTCGGTGCCCTGCATCGTGCTGACCGACGACAACGAGATCGACGCCTCGCTCGTGGACATGGCGACGGACGCGAACATTCCGGTGTACCGCACCCCGCTGCCCACGGTGCAGTTCATGTCGTCGCTCCGCAACTTCCTGGCCGACCAGTTTGCGCTCCAGCGGGCCGTCCACGGCTCCCTCGTCGACGTCTACGGCATCGGGCTCCTCCTGATCGGCAAGCCCGGGATTGGAAAGAGCGAGGTGGCCCTGGACCTGGTCGAACGGGGGCACCGCCTCGTGGCGGACGACGTGGTCATCGCGACCCAGCGGGATGAGTCGATTTTGATGGGGGCGGGCACCGACCTGGTGCAGCACTTCATGGAAGTGCGGGGGCTCGGCCTCGTGGACATTCGCTCCATGTTCGGCATCCGGGCGATCCGCTTCCAGAAGCGCATCGAGATTGTCGTCAATATGGAGCTCTGGGATGAGGATAAGGAGTACACCCGGATTAACATGGTAAAAGATACCCATGAAGTTCTGGGAGTCGACCTGCCGATGGTACGGGTGCCCATCACGCCGGGCAAAAACATTACGGTGATCTGCGAGGTGATCGCCATGAATTACCTGCTTCGCCACTACGGGCACGACCCAGCGGAGGTCTTTACCGAGCGGCTCCGAACGCGCATTCAGCAAGATGGCCCACCCGCCCCCCGCCGGGGCATTGAGTACTTTGAGCAGGACTACGAGTAG
- a CDS encoding CDP-alcohol phosphatidyltransferase family protein: MSFVPSLPNLGRFWTAANVLSLFRLALVVPIAVFLWRDGPLGWLLGLVILVILTDWFDGRIARWTHSVSDWGKVIDPVADKTAAIMTVTALTFRPADPHLPLWFFGLVVGRDVAILLGGMAIARRSGQIVMSAWAGKAASLWLALTILSVILRADPPVFRVCLWMATGLFVFSFLLYVVRYLQATRNAEGATPDSVPQGP, from the coding sequence ATGTCGTTCGTTCCGTCCCTCCCCAACCTGGGCCGCTTTTGGACGGCCGCCAACGTGTTGAGCCTGTTCCGGCTGGCGTTGGTGGTGCCCATTGCGGTCTTTTTGTGGCGGGACGGGCCCCTGGGCTGGCTGCTCGGGCTCGTCATCCTGGTGATCCTCACCGACTGGTTTGACGGGCGCATTGCGCGGTGGACCCACTCCGTATCGGACTGGGGGAAGGTGATTGATCCAGTGGCCGACAAAACTGCGGCCATCATGACCGTGACGGCCCTCACGTTTCGCCCGGCGGATCCCCACCTGCCGCTCTGGTTCTTCGGGCTCGTGGTGGGCCGGGACGTCGCCATCCTGCTCGGCGGGATGGCGATCGCGCGGCGCTCGGGGCAGATCGTGATGAGCGCCTGGGCGGGGAAAGCCGCCTCGCTCTGGCTGGCCCTGACAATCCTGAGCGTGATCCTGAGGGCCGATCCGCCGGTCTTCCGCGTCTGCCTCTGGATGGCAACCGGCCTGTTTGTGTTTTCCTTTCTCCTGTACGTCGTCCGCTACCTGCAGGCCACGCGGAACGCCGAGGGGGCGACGCCCGATTCTGTTCCCCAAGGCCCCTAA
- a CDS encoding AAA family ATPase, with protein MSEHNLSELEDRIATESAFVDDLLEEIGRVVVGQRYMIERLLIGLLADGHVLLEGVPGLAKTLTVRTLSDAIGTDFQRIQFTPDLLPADLLGTQIYNQKTGAFSIKKGPIFTNVILADEINRSPAKVQSALLESMQERQVTLGEKTFPLDDLFLVLATQNPIEQEGTYPLPEAQVDRFMLKIDVTYPTGEEELEIMRRMARTDESSSVDAVASPQQILRAREVINDLYVDERVEQYIVNLVLASRDPDAYGLGELEPLLEYGASPRASINLNLAARAHAFLRHRAYVTPEDVRAVAQDVMQHRLVITYEAEAEQVEAADLVDRILSSVEVP; from the coding sequence ATGTCCGAGCACAACCTCTCCGAGCTTGAGGACCGCATCGCCACCGAGAGCGCGTTCGTCGACGACTTGCTGGAGGAGATTGGCCGTGTGGTCGTGGGGCAGCGATACATGATCGAGCGCCTCCTCATCGGCCTCTTGGCCGATGGGCACGTCCTGCTGGAGGGCGTCCCGGGCCTCGCGAAGACCCTTACCGTGCGCACCCTCTCCGACGCCATCGGGACAGACTTTCAGCGCATCCAGTTTACGCCGGACCTGCTCCCCGCCGACCTCCTTGGCACGCAGATCTACAACCAGAAGACCGGCGCCTTCTCCATCAAGAAGGGGCCGATCTTTACCAACGTCATCCTGGCCGACGAGATCAACCGCTCGCCCGCCAAAGTGCAGAGTGCGCTTTTGGAAAGCATGCAGGAGCGGCAGGTCACCCTCGGCGAGAAGACGTTTCCGCTCGACGATCTCTTTCTGGTGCTGGCCACCCAGAATCCGATCGAGCAGGAGGGCACCTACCCCCTTCCCGAGGCGCAGGTGGACCGGTTCATGCTGAAGATCGACGTCACGTACCCGACGGGGGAGGAGGAGTTGGAAATTATGCGGCGCATGGCACGGACCGACGAGTCGTCCTCCGTGGACGCCGTCGCCAGCCCGCAGCAAATCCTTCGAGCCCGCGAGGTGATCAACGACCTCTACGTCGACGAACGGGTGGAGCAGTACATCGTCAACCTTGTTCTGGCTTCCCGCGACCCGGACGCGTACGGACTCGGGGAGCTGGAGCCCCTCCTGGAGTACGGCGCGTCGCCACGGGCCAGCATTAACCTGAACCTGGCCGCGCGGGCCCACGCGTTCCTGCGTCACCGGGCCTACGTGACGCCCGAGGACGTGCGGGCGGTGGCGCAAGACGTGATGCAGCACCGGCTCGTCATTACGTACGAGGCGGAGGCCGAGCAGGTGGAGGCTGCGGACCTCGTCGATCGCATCCTGAGCAGCGTGGAAGTGCCCTAG
- a CDS encoding TonB-dependent receptor → MAQPDAEEAVLRGFVRNEAGGRPLEGANVVVRRMSGAIEAAGAAAGRGFYQLSRIPPGRYRLQISFVGYRAYRDTLRLAPGARRTLSVELAAAPRQMEEVTVEGGQGVEDAEAGLRKIQPADVENIPTPGPGSDLASYLRSLPEVATTGDRGGRLYIRGGTPSQNLVLVDGTPIYKPFHIIGFYSAFPGRLVSSTNFHAGGFGAEHTGRISSVMDVQLRPGNTKQYQGSLGTGPFLASAHLEGPLQRGRKSFLVHARHSLIEQAGPTFLGQDAPYKFYDVTAKVHTQGASSQCSFTGVRTYDRGRIDPDTNASFRWDNTSVGGECLLFSAQSAQTLHLSFGTTHFNNRVRSPDGTVRTAGTWKVRTKFDLTQPAPWDGELRWGGKVQVDDYEFGLDEPFLGFTSEDEFLLSASLYGDLEWKVNESLMVNPSVGAQSLFEWGSVSVDPRVQVAYQPWTERSATLTAALGVYQQIPTTVTDERDVGSTFRAWTPSPFENRPLRADHALLGWDQQLLSDVRLSVEGWYRRFQDLPVPRWTPLVRFNTNLVRADGTGYGVDLSLRYDRDPLRIDVTYGYGRVEYRASRDQLGAWVGDSVLEYSPPHDRRHKVGIVTSLDAGWGTASVRWQYGSGRPFTQVYGYDTLLEVRGLRDTPSDAVGVPRALFDRPYRARLPSYHRLDVSLGRSFDLGPDLGLSAEAGAMNAYNRSNVFYIDLFTLDRVDQLPIIPYLSLQVDIR, encoded by the coding sequence ATGGCGCAGCCGGACGCGGAGGAGGCCGTCCTGCGTGGATTTGTGCGGAACGAGGCCGGGGGACGGCCCTTGGAAGGAGCAAATGTGGTTGTGCGTCGAATGTCGGGGGCGATTGAGGCGGCCGGGGCCGCCGCCGGTCGTGGCTTTTACCAGCTCTCGCGGATCCCCCCGGGCCGCTATCGCCTCCAGATTAGTTTTGTCGGCTACCGGGCCTACCGCGATACGCTTCGGCTTGCTCCGGGGGCCCGTCGGACGCTCTCGGTGGAGCTGGCGGCGGCGCCCCGCCAGATGGAAGAGGTGACGGTTGAAGGGGGACAAGGGGTTGAGGACGCCGAGGCAGGGCTCCGCAAGATCCAGCCCGCCGACGTGGAGAACATTCCCACTCCGGGCCCGGGAAGCGATCTTGCCTCCTACCTGCGCTCTCTCCCCGAGGTGGCGACGACCGGGGATCGGGGCGGGCGCCTGTACATTCGAGGCGGGACCCCGTCTCAGAATCTCGTCCTGGTGGACGGCACGCCGATCTACAAACCGTTTCACATCATTGGGTTCTACTCGGCCTTTCCGGGCCGGCTCGTGTCGAGCACCAACTTTCATGCGGGGGGGTTTGGGGCGGAGCACACCGGGCGCATATCGTCCGTCATGGACGTGCAGCTCCGTCCGGGAAACACGAAACAGTACCAGGGCAGTTTGGGCACCGGTCCGTTTTTGGCCTCGGCACACCTGGAGGGCCCCCTGCAACGCGGTCGAAAGTCCTTCCTGGTGCATGCCCGGCATTCCCTCATCGAGCAGGCGGGCCCCACCTTCCTGGGCCAGGACGCGCCCTATAAGTTCTACGACGTAACCGCGAAGGTACACACCCAGGGTGCCTCCAGCCAGTGCTCGTTTACCGGCGTGCGCACTTACGATCGGGGACGCATTGATCCCGACACGAACGCTTCCTTCCGCTGGGACAATACTTCCGTCGGGGGAGAGTGCCTCTTGTTTAGCGCCCAGTCGGCCCAGACGCTGCACCTGAGTTTTGGCACGACGCACTTCAACAATCGCGTGCGGTCGCCCGACGGCACGGTTCGGACTGCGGGGACATGGAAGGTCCGGACGAAATTTGACCTTACGCAACCGGCCCCCTGGGACGGTGAACTGCGGTGGGGCGGGAAGGTGCAGGTGGACGACTACGAGTTCGGATTGGACGAGCCGTTCTTGGGGTTCACCAGCGAGGACGAATTTCTGCTCAGTGCGTCCCTGTATGGGGACCTTGAATGGAAGGTAAACGAGTCGCTCATGGTCAACCCGAGTGTCGGGGCCCAGTCGCTTTTCGAATGGGGAAGCGTGTCCGTTGACCCCCGCGTGCAGGTGGCGTACCAACCGTGGACGGAGCGGTCGGCTACGCTCACCGCGGCCCTCGGCGTCTATCAGCAGATCCCGACCACCGTGACTGACGAGCGGGATGTGGGCTCCACGTTTCGCGCCTGGACCCCCAGCCCATTCGAGAATCGCCCCCTCCGGGCCGACCATGCCCTCCTCGGATGGGATCAACAGCTCCTGTCCGATGTCCGCCTCTCGGTCGAAGGGTGGTACCGGCGATTCCAAGATCTTCCCGTGCCGCGGTGGACGCCCCTCGTCCGATTCAACACCAACCTGGTCCGGGCGGACGGCACCGGGTACGGGGTGGATCTGTCCCTGCGATACGACCGGGACCCGCTCCGGATCGACGTTACATATGGGTATGGGCGGGTCGAGTACCGGGCCTCCCGAGACCAGCTCGGGGCATGGGTCGGCGACTCCGTGCTGGAATACTCGCCCCCGCACGACCGGCGGCACAAGGTGGGCATTGTCACGTCCCTGGATGCGGGCTGGGGCACGGCCTCCGTGCGGTGGCAGTACGGGTCCGGACGCCCGTTCACGCAGGTGTACGGATACGACACGTTGCTCGAAGTGAGGGGGCTTCGGGACACGCCGTCCGACGCCGTGGGGGTGCCCCGGGCCCTCTTCGACCGGCCGTACCGGGCACGCCTGCCAAGCTACCACCGGCTCGACGTGTCGCTAGGACGCTCATTTGACCTGGGCCCGGACTTGGGCCTGTCGGCCGAAGCAGGGGCCATGAACGCGTACAACCGGTCCAACGTGTTCTACATTGACCTCTTTACACTCGACCGAGTCGACCAGCTCCCCATTATTCCGTACCTGTCCCTCCAGGTCGACATCCGGTAA
- a CDS encoding M23 family metallopeptidase yields MDRDQTYIYDPETCSFKEVEATWTDWAARAGQIVGLAVILTGLLFWGIDQQWIASPSEKTLRVENTALEQQLDQVNGRMTTLSSRLDTLAKKDRTLYRRLFQMKPISEDVRQVGVGGADPYRQFDDLGADTEALLKKTAQRLDKLERQMSLQKSSYQELYDVAKQRQDRLRQLPAIRPANGRIVSNYGMRDHPILKVRKMHEGIDFLLRRGTPVMATARGVVQRAEQNPGYGKVIEIKHPESEYMTRYAHLSEIPDKIYRGAEVQRGDTIGYSGNTGLSTGPHLHYEVHRLGGSALNPMQFLMPDMSPESYRTLERRTQEYRASVDRSASPASAR; encoded by the coding sequence ATGGACCGAGACCAAACGTACATTTACGATCCCGAGACCTGCTCCTTCAAGGAGGTCGAGGCGACCTGGACCGACTGGGCAGCCCGCGCGGGACAGATCGTGGGGCTCGCCGTCATCCTCACGGGTCTTCTCTTCTGGGGAATTGATCAGCAGTGGATTGCCTCGCCCAGTGAGAAGACACTTCGGGTCGAAAACACGGCTCTTGAACAGCAGCTCGATCAGGTGAACGGGCGAATGACGACCCTATCGTCCCGGCTCGACACGCTGGCGAAAAAGGACCGCACGCTGTACCGCCGGCTGTTCCAGATGAAGCCGATCTCCGAGGACGTGCGGCAGGTTGGGGTCGGGGGCGCCGACCCGTACCGACAGTTTGACGATCTGGGAGCGGACACCGAGGCACTCCTGAAAAAGACGGCCCAGCGGCTCGACAAGCTCGAGCGTCAGATGAGCCTGCAAAAGTCGAGCTACCAGGAGCTTTACGACGTGGCGAAGCAGCGTCAAGATCGGCTTCGTCAGCTCCCGGCCATCCGTCCGGCCAACGGGCGCATCGTCTCGAACTACGGAATGCGGGATCATCCCATCCTGAAGGTCCGGAAGATGCACGAAGGGATTGACTTCTTGCTGAGGCGGGGCACCCCTGTCATGGCGACGGCCCGGGGGGTCGTGCAGCGGGCCGAGCAGAATCCGGGCTACGGAAAGGTCATTGAAATCAAACACCCGGAGTCGGAGTACATGACCCGGTACGCGCACCTGTCCGAGATCCCGGACAAGATCTACCGCGGGGCCGAGGTCCAACGCGGGGACACCATCGGGTACAGTGGCAATACGGGGCTGTCGACCGGCCCGCACCTTCACTACGAAGTCCACCGGCTCGGTGGGTCGGCCCTGAACCCCATGCAGTTCTTGATGCCGGACATGAGTCCGGAAAGCTACCGTACGCTTGAGCGCCGAACTCAGGAGTACCGGGCGAGTGTGGACAGGAGCGCGTCCCCCGCGTCGGCACGCTGA
- the fmt gene encoding methionyl-tRNA formyltransferase has translation MNVVFMGTPEFAVPSLTALVDAGYSPAAVATGPDRPRGRGQEVTPTPVKEAAQAGGIDRILQPEDVTDPGFAEAVAELEPDVIAVVAYKILPPEVFTTAGEGAFNLHGSLLPRYRGAAPINHAVMAGESKTGVTTFFLEPSVDTGDIILQKEMAVGPNETAGEVHDRMAELGAEAVVETVQQIDNGTVETRPQDDEKATPAPKIHDEDGEISWDAPAAEVHNHIRGLSPYPGAWTLHDDTRLKLYRTRRAEGTGTPGEVLDADGRLLVACGSGAVEVVVLQQPGRKRLDATDFLNGYSLSEGDRLGE, from the coding sequence ATGAACGTCGTTTTCATGGGCACGCCGGAGTTTGCGGTGCCCTCGCTCACTGCCCTCGTTGACGCCGGGTACTCTCCTGCGGCCGTTGCCACCGGGCCCGACCGGCCGCGGGGGCGTGGCCAGGAGGTGACCCCGACGCCGGTCAAAGAAGCGGCACAGGCGGGGGGCATCGACCGCATCCTCCAGCCGGAAGACGTGACGGACCCGGGGTTCGCCGAGGCCGTGGCGGAGTTAGAGCCGGATGTGATCGCGGTGGTGGCCTACAAGATTCTTCCGCCCGAGGTCTTTACGACTGCGGGCGAGGGGGCCTTCAACCTGCACGGGTCGCTTCTGCCCAGGTACCGCGGGGCCGCGCCCATTAACCACGCCGTCATGGCGGGGGAGAGCAAAACGGGCGTCACGACGTTCTTCTTGGAGCCGTCCGTCGACACCGGCGACATTATCCTACAGAAGGAGATGGCGGTCGGCCCCAACGAGACGGCCGGCGAGGTGCACGATCGGATGGCCGAGCTCGGGGCCGAGGCGGTGGTGGAGACGGTCCAGCAGATCGACAACGGCACCGTCGAGACGCGCCCCCAGGACGACGAGAAGGCGACTCCCGCCCCCAAGATCCACGACGAAGACGGCGAGATCTCGTGGGACGCGCCGGCCGCAGAGGTGCACAACCATATCCGCGGGCTGTCGCCCTATCCCGGGGCATGGACCCTGCACGACGACACGCGCCTGAAGCTGTACCGCACGCGGCGGGCGGAAGGCACGGGGACGCCCGGCGAGGTGCTCGACGCCGACGGGCGCCTGCTCGTGGCCTGCGGCTCCGGGGCCGTGGAGGTGGTCGTCCTGCAGCAGCCCGGGCGGAAGCGACTCGATGCTACCGACTTCCTGAACGGCTATTCCCTCTCCGAAGGCGACCGCCTCGGCGAGTAG
- a CDS encoding BamA/TamA family outer membrane protein: MVTHPSSTARTPVRPGESVAKRLLVVGTVLLVGMIQTTQASQSEGGARAAADTTAPIVRTVDIQGNRQFSAGTLKENIRTRPNRRVLGIPGLTWWRWVHQLGSADWMWERLGTALRSGGEPPAYIDSTTVGGDAERLELFYRQRGFQDAAVSYRVEPREEDNRVRVVFEIEPGSATYLRRVQYAGLDSLRTGQKQRLVQGTVFEAGSVSLKDTLSVRVQEQRYREPMLLEERRRILTFLQNEGYAAVSRDSVRAVVYRVAPDSFDVTLRVQTGPRYRFGDVRFEVTGPEDAPPRSDTVDLTADTTGGEAPRVVSRIVDERHLDPTIVRRSLRFTPGAYYDQSAVQATKRRLDGTGVFAFTNLSPQYDDAVLNDTTGTPYLPLQINAQTRQRHRLQAETFALQRESVGASEAGVRLNEFGVGLSGTYENVNAFGGGETFRLRTSASVATGLDSLLISSNQFEGSASLVLPYLIRPFQSLDRAFDLSNARTRISLTGLTALRSDLGLRIRSRLNARLRLEMDHTPTQSSLVDVMDLSLSNPDTLDQFSKKFLRRVFGRGGENVQDPVQRQQILEDYTQPQVNTALRYTFRDATAGPMRRRSGHIYEVSGEVGNTLPLLVDRFVSTPGSLDYSLPSLFGGAGGLTGRLLYRPYLRTSVDLRRYVPLGAGTTLGLKFFGGWAHPTAGPTVVPFDRRFFSGGANSVRGWRLRELGPGEGLPADTTAAVPESPSNILGGDVKLESSIELRTTLLQSVLAARWIGATFLDVGNVWFGPRNRGFGRVDEDRDDTNVRRDGRDGRFDGPEALLDVGVGSGAGLRLEWPYLIVRLDLAYRLHDPSPRNDDVFGENFSGPLLHFGIGHSF, encoded by the coding sequence ATGGTGACGCATCCTTCATCGACTGCTCGGACCCCCGTCCGGCCGGGCGAGAGCGTCGCGAAAAGACTGCTGGTGGTGGGGACTGTGCTTCTGGTCGGCATGATCCAGACCACGCAAGCATCTCAGTCGGAAGGCGGGGCACGGGCGGCGGCCGACACCACCGCCCCAATCGTCCGCACGGTCGACATTCAAGGCAATCGCCAGTTCTCGGCGGGGACGCTGAAGGAAAACATTCGCACTCGGCCCAACCGACGCGTCCTGGGCATTCCGGGCCTCACATGGTGGCGCTGGGTCCACCAGTTGGGAAGTGCCGACTGGATGTGGGAGCGCCTGGGCACGGCCCTCCGGTCAGGGGGCGAGCCACCCGCCTACATCGACTCGACCACGGTGGGGGGCGACGCCGAGCGCCTGGAGCTGTTCTACCGCCAGCGCGGATTTCAGGACGCCGCGGTGTCGTACCGGGTCGAGCCCCGAGAGGAAGACAATCGGGTGCGGGTGGTCTTCGAAATCGAACCAGGATCGGCCACCTATCTTCGGCGGGTCCAGTACGCGGGGCTTGATTCGTTGCGGACCGGACAGAAGCAGCGCCTCGTCCAAGGGACGGTCTTTGAGGCCGGGTCCGTCTCGCTGAAAGATACACTGAGTGTGCGGGTGCAGGAGCAGCGCTACCGGGAGCCGATGCTCCTCGAAGAGCGCCGGCGCATCCTGACCTTTCTGCAAAACGAGGGATACGCCGCGGTAAGCCGCGACTCGGTCCGGGCGGTGGTGTATCGGGTGGCGCCCGACTCGTTTGATGTGACGCTCCGCGTACAAACGGGACCCCGGTATCGGTTTGGGGACGTGCGTTTCGAGGTGACGGGGCCGGAGGACGCGCCGCCCCGCTCCGACACGGTCGACCTGACCGCGGATACGACCGGAGGGGAAGCGCCCCGGGTTGTCTCCCGAATTGTGGACGAGCGCCACCTCGATCCCACCATTGTGCGTCGCAGTCTTCGGTTTACGCCGGGAGCGTACTACGACCAGTCGGCGGTCCAGGCTACGAAGCGCCGCCTCGACGGCACGGGCGTGTTTGCCTTCACCAATCTGTCTCCGCAGTACGACGACGCCGTACTGAACGACACGACGGGAACGCCCTATCTGCCCCTTCAGATTAACGCGCAGACCCGGCAGCGACATCGTCTACAGGCAGAGACCTTTGCGCTGCAGCGCGAGTCGGTGGGGGCGAGCGAGGCGGGGGTGCGGCTCAACGAATTTGGGGTGGGGCTGAGCGGCACGTACGAGAACGTGAACGCCTTTGGGGGCGGCGAGACGTTTCGGCTCCGCACGTCGGCCTCCGTGGCCACGGGCCTCGACTCCCTGCTCATCAGCTCGAATCAGTTTGAGGGCAGTGCCTCCCTCGTGCTCCCGTACCTCATTCGTCCGTTCCAGTCCCTCGACCGGGCGTTTGACCTGTCGAACGCCCGCACACGCATCTCACTCACGGGCCTGACGGCCCTGCGCAGTGACCTTGGGCTGCGGATCCGAAGCCGCCTGAACGCGCGCCTGCGTCTGGAGATGGACCACACGCCGACCCAGTCCTCGCTGGTCGACGTCATGGACCTGAGCCTGAGCAACCCGGACACCCTCGACCAGTTCAGCAAAAAGTTCCTCCGGCGCGTATTCGGGCGCGGGGGAGAAAACGTGCAGGATCCGGTGCAACGGCAGCAGATTCTGGAGGACTACACGCAGCCGCAGGTGAATACGGCCCTCCGGTACACGTTTCGGGACGCCACGGCGGGCCCGATGCGGCGGCGGAGCGGGCACATCTACGAGGTGTCCGGGGAGGTGGGGAATACGCTTCCCCTCCTGGTTGATCGGTTCGTGTCCACGCCCGGGAGCCTGGACTACTCGCTGCCCAGTCTCTTCGGGGGGGCTGGGGGGCTCACAGGGCGGCTCCTCTACCGCCCGTACCTCCGGACGTCGGTGGACCTGCGCCGGTACGTGCCCCTAGGGGCGGGCACGACGCTTGGGCTCAAGTTCTTCGGGGGATGGGCACATCCCACGGCGGGGCCGACGGTGGTGCCGTTCGACCGCCGCTTCTTCAGTGGAGGGGCGAACAGCGTGCGGGGGTGGCGCCTGCGGGAGCTGGGGCCGGGGGAGGGCCTCCCGGCAGACACGACGGCGGCGGTGCCGGAGAGCCCCTCGAACATTTTGGGCGGTGACGTGAAGCTTGAGTCGAGCATCGAGCTGCGAACGACGCTCCTGCAAAGCGTGCTGGCGGCCCGATGGATCGGGGCGACGTTTCTGGACGTGGGGAACGTGTGGTTCGGCCCGCGCAACCGTGGGTTTGGGCGTGTGGACGAGGACCGCGACGACACGAATGTCCGGCGCGATGGCCGAGACGGGCGATTTGATGGACCGGAGGCGCTGCTTGATGTTGGGGTCGGGAGCGGAGCGGGGCTGCGCCTGGAGTGGCCATACCTCATCGTCCGCCTTGATCTTGCCTATCGCCTGCACGACCCCTCGCCCCGAAACGACGATGTGTTCGGGGAGAACTTCAGTGGCCCGCTTCTTCACTTTGGCATCGGCCACTCCTTCTGA
- the ftsY gene encoding signal recognition particle-docking protein FtsY yields the protein MGFLDTFTNWNDDDEQEKLEEGLDKTRDSFFGKLDRMVRGKDTVDAEVLDELEEVLITSDVGVDTTLDIIDHVEARVEQDQYVSAQELNGLIRDEIAKLMLEGTKERPADFDAPLPNQPHVIMVVGVNGVGKTTTIGKMAHKYRQAGKSVLMGAGDTFRAAAIEQLEIWADRADVPLIKQKHGADPAAVAYDTIEAAEARDADVAIVDTAGRLHTKGGLMDELAKMKRVMGRKIPDAPHEVLLVLDASTGQNALRQAEEFIDSVDVTDLALTKLDGTAKGGVVIGVSHQFQVPVKYIGVGEGIDDLQVFDRKGFVEGLFKGVES from the coding sequence ATGGGCTTTCTCGACACGTTTACGAACTGGAACGACGACGATGAGCAGGAGAAGCTTGAGGAAGGGCTCGACAAGACCCGCGACAGCTTCTTCGGCAAGCTCGACCGCATGGTGCGGGGCAAGGACACGGTCGACGCCGAGGTCCTCGACGAGCTCGAAGAGGTCCTGATCACCAGCGACGTGGGCGTGGACACCACGCTCGACATTATCGACCACGTGGAGGCCCGCGTGGAGCAGGACCAGTACGTGTCGGCCCAGGAGCTGAACGGGCTGATCCGGGACGAAATCGCGAAGCTCATGCTGGAGGGCACGAAGGAGCGCCCGGCCGACTTCGACGCGCCGCTCCCCAATCAGCCCCACGTCATCATGGTGGTGGGCGTGAATGGGGTCGGCAAGACGACCACCATCGGCAAGATGGCCCACAAGTACCGCCAGGCGGGCAAGAGTGTGCTGATGGGGGCCGGCGACACCTTTCGGGCCGCCGCCATCGAGCAGCTTGAGATCTGGGCCGACCGGGCAGATGTGCCCCTCATCAAGCAGAAGCACGGGGCGGATCCGGCGGCGGTGGCCTACGATACCATCGAGGCCGCCGAGGCGCGAGACGCGGATGTGGCGATCGTCGACACGGCGGGACGCCTCCACACGAAGGGCGGACTCATGGATGAGCTCGCCAAGATGAAGCGGGTGATGGGGCGCAAGATTCCGGACGCGCCGCACGAGGTGCTGCTCGTGCTCGACGCATCGACTGGGCAAAATGCTCTTCGTCAGGCCGAGGAGTTCATCGACAGCGTGGACGTGACGGACCTGGCACTGACCAAGCTCGATGGCACGGCAAAGGGGGGCGTCGTGATTGGGGTCTCGCACCAGTTCCAGGTGCCGGTCAAATACATTGGGGTGGGCGAAGGCATCGACGACCTGCAGGTCTTCGACCGTAAGGGGTTCGTGGAGGGGCTGTTCAAGGGAGTCGAAAGTTAG